From Intestinimonas massiliensis (ex Afouda et al. 2020), one genomic window encodes:
- the sfsA gene encoding DNA/RNA nuclease SfsA — protein MQYTHIVPARFCSRPNRFIAEVELPDGGRERVHVKNTGRCRELLVPGARIYLEGAAHPARKTRFDLVAVEKGSRLINMDAQAPNRVFGEWARTGGFVPGLALLRPETAWGSSRFDFYWEAEERRGFVEVKGVTLEEDGAVFFPDAPTERGVKHVEELMACRAEGYEATLFFVVQMENVKWLAPNDRTHPAFGAAVRRAAAAGVKILAHTCCVRPDALELSGPVPVRLGPENEC, from the coding sequence GAGCTGCCTGACGGCGGCCGGGAACGAGTCCATGTGAAGAATACAGGCCGGTGCAGGGAGCTGCTGGTTCCGGGCGCGCGTATTTATCTGGAGGGCGCGGCTCACCCGGCGCGCAAGACCCGCTTCGATCTGGTGGCGGTGGAAAAGGGGTCCAGGCTCATTAATATGGATGCACAGGCTCCCAACCGGGTCTTTGGCGAGTGGGCCCGAACGGGTGGTTTTGTGCCGGGGCTGGCCCTGCTGCGCCCGGAGACGGCCTGGGGGAGCTCCCGATTCGATTTTTACTGGGAGGCGGAAGAGCGCCGGGGGTTTGTGGAGGTTAAGGGCGTCACCTTGGAAGAGGACGGGGCCGTGTTCTTCCCGGACGCGCCCACGGAGCGGGGCGTCAAGCATGTGGAGGAGCTGATGGCCTGTCGGGCGGAGGGCTATGAGGCGACACTCTTTTTCGTGGTCCAGATGGAGAACGTCAAATGGCTGGCCCCGAACGACAGGACCCATCCCGCCTTTGGCGCGGCAGTCCGCCGGGCCGCCGCTGCAGGGGTGAAGATCCTGGCCCATACCTGCTGTGTGCGGCCGGATGCCCTGGAGCTTTCTGGACCGGTTCCGGTGCGTTTGGGCCCTGAAAATGAATGTTAG
- a CDS encoding ammonium transporter, with amino-acid sequence MTEEVWSALNGQIFGVWFLIGAALVFWMQAGFAMVEAGFTRAKNAGNIIMKNLMDFCIGTVVFILIGFSLLLGEDLLGLIGKPGFDIFTSYAAFDWSNFVFHLVFCATTATIVSGAMAERTKFLSYCIYSAVISALIYPIEAHWIWGGGWLAQTGFHDFAGSCAIHMVGGISALIGAKILGPRMGKFGRDKSGKITQVNAFPDHNLPLGALGVFILWLGWYGFNGAAATSLEQLGSIFVTTTIAPAVATVTCMIFTWVKYGKPDVSMCLNASLAGLVAITAPCDVTDALGSIVIGAVAGVLVVFGVWALDYKLRIDDPVGAVAVHCLNGIWGTVAVGLFATTAAPGNDTYVGLFYGGGVSLLALQMLGMLSVILWTAVTITITFLVIKKTVGLRASQEEEITGLDATEHGLPSAYADFAPTTSLTSLPEENAYPEPAASKAHMDESAPAQAVTRIRTAPESGMKLSNVTILCNQAKFEDLKTAMNRIGVTGMTVTQVLGCGIQKGKTEYYRGVPMAINLLPKVQVEIVVSKVPVAEVIDAAKKSLYTGRIGDGKIFVYDVENVVKVRTGEEGYDALQGEE; translated from the coding sequence ATGACAGAAGAAGTATGGAGTGCCCTGAACGGTCAAATTTTTGGCGTCTGGTTTCTGATTGGCGCCGCACTGGTTTTTTGGATGCAGGCCGGCTTTGCTATGGTAGAAGCAGGGTTTACCCGAGCCAAGAATGCCGGCAACATCATCATGAAGAATCTGATGGATTTCTGTATCGGCACAGTGGTGTTTATCCTCATTGGCTTCAGCTTGCTGCTGGGCGAGGATCTCTTGGGCCTGATCGGCAAACCGGGCTTTGATATCTTTACCAGCTATGCAGCGTTTGACTGGTCGAACTTTGTGTTTCACCTGGTGTTCTGTGCCACTACAGCTACCATCGTATCCGGTGCTATGGCGGAACGAACGAAATTCCTGTCCTACTGCATCTATTCTGCTGTGATCTCTGCACTGATCTACCCCATTGAGGCGCACTGGATTTGGGGCGGCGGCTGGCTGGCCCAGACGGGCTTCCACGATTTTGCCGGCTCCTGCGCCATCCATATGGTGGGCGGCATCAGCGCCCTGATTGGTGCCAAGATTCTTGGGCCCCGGATGGGCAAGTTTGGCCGCGACAAGAGCGGTAAGATCACGCAGGTAAATGCCTTCCCCGACCACAACCTTCCGCTGGGCGCTCTGGGCGTATTCATCCTATGGCTGGGGTGGTACGGCTTCAATGGCGCTGCGGCCACCTCTCTGGAGCAGTTGGGTTCCATCTTCGTCACTACCACGATTGCCCCGGCGGTGGCGACCGTCACCTGCATGATCTTCACCTGGGTCAAGTATGGGAAGCCGGACGTCTCTATGTGCCTGAACGCCTCCCTGGCCGGGCTGGTAGCCATCACCGCTCCGTGTGACGTGACGGATGCGTTGGGCTCCATTGTCATCGGCGCGGTGGCCGGCGTCCTGGTGGTCTTTGGCGTCTGGGCTCTGGATTACAAGCTGCGCATTGACGACCCGGTGGGTGCCGTGGCGGTCCACTGCCTGAACGGCATTTGGGGCACCGTCGCGGTGGGCCTCTTTGCCACCACGGCGGCCCCTGGGAACGATACATATGTGGGGCTGTTCTACGGCGGCGGTGTCAGCCTCCTGGCCCTGCAGATGCTGGGCATGCTCTCCGTCATCCTGTGGACAGCGGTCACCATTACCATCACCTTCCTGGTCATCAAGAAAACAGTGGGACTCCGCGCAAGCCAGGAGGAGGAGATCACCGGACTGGACGCCACAGAGCACGGCCTGCCCTCTGCCTATGCCGACTTTGCACCAACGACCAGCCTGACCTCTCTGCCGGAGGAGAACGCCTACCCCGAGCCCGCCGCTTCGAAGGCCCATATGGATGAGTCGGCGCCAGCCCAGGCGGTCACCAGAATCCGGACCGCGCCGGAGTCCGGGATGAAGCTGAGCAACGTCACCATCCTCTGCAATCAGGCCAAGTTTGAGGACCTGAAGACCGCAATGAACCGCATCGGCGTCACCGGGATGACCGTGACCCAGGTGCTGGGCTGTGGTATCCAGAAGGGAAAAACGGAGTACTACCGCGGCGTTCCCATGGCCATCAATCTGCTGCCCAAGGTACAGGTAGAGATTGTCGTGTCCAAGGTGCCGGTAGCCGAGGTGATCGACGCGGCCAAGAAGTCCCTGTATACCGGTCGTATCGGCGACGGCAAGATCTTCGTCTATGATGTGGAAAATGTAGTAAAGGTCCGCACCGGCGAGGAGGGCTACGATGCCCTCCAGGGCGAAGAATAA